The sequence AAGCGGGCAACGGCCGAACGCGCCACGGTGCAACGGGCCGGACTCCCTGAGCCCGCCGGCCCGGCGCGCTGATACCCCTTTCCCGATCCGACGAACCGAACCCGAACTCCTGAAAGGAACACCGACATGACCAGTCACTTCCCCACCGAGGCGACCGCAGCGGCCACCACGGCCACCCCCGACCGCTCCGCACTGCAGCGCGTCCTGGATCGCGCCACCGCCCCGGGCGGCGCTCCCGGCATCGTCGTCGACGTACGAGACGGCCATGGCGCGTGGTTCGGCTCGGCAGGCGTCCGCGACACCGGAACCGGGGAGAAACGCCGGCCGTCCGACCGGTTCCGGATCGGGAGCACCACGAAGGCGTTCACGGCCACGCTGGTCCTGCAGCTGGCGGCCGAAGGCCGGCTCGGCCTCGACGACACGATGGAGCAGTGGCTGCCCGGGATGGTGGCGGGCAACGGCTACGACGGCCGGGCGATCACCATCCGGCAGTTGCTCAACCACACCAGCGGCATCTTCAACTACGGCAACGACGCACAGTTCTTCACGAAGGGCATCGGCGAGGCGTGGTTCCGGCACCGCTACGACACCTACGCCCCCGAGCAGCTGATCAGGATCGGTCTGGCCACGCCGCCGTCCTTCGCACCGGGGGAGGCCTTCCTGTACTCCAACACCAACTACTTCCTGGCCGCCCTGATCGTCGAGAAGATCACGGGCGGGACGTTCGCCGACGCGCTCACCCAGCGGATCGTCCACCCTCTGGGGCTGACCGGGACCTACCTGCCCGGCACGGAACCGACGATCCAAGGGCCGCACACCCGGCACTACTCCACCCTTTTCGCCTCCGATGAACAGCCCGAGATCCACGACGCGACCGACATGAACCAGTCCTTCGCGTGGGCGGCCGGCGGCGTCATCTCGACCACGGGTGACCTGCAGCGCTTCTTCGGCGCGCTGCTCCAGGGTCACCTGCTGCCGGCCGAGCAGCAGCGGGAGATGTTCACCACCGTCGACACCACAGGACCCGTCCCGTGGATCCCCGGCACCCGCTACGGCCTGGGCGTGTTCTCCTGGGCACTGCCGTCCGGCGTCACGGTCTGGGGCAACGCGGGCGCGACGTACGGTTCGTGGACCTGCGCCATGGGCTCCCGTGACGGCAAGCACCTGCTCACCGGCCAGGTCAACGGCGACTGGAGCGGCCTGGGCGTCCTCGGCGACATCCTGACCACCGAGTTCGGTGGGACCACCGGAAGCTGACGGCCGGAAACCGACAGCCTGTGGAGCGCTCCTACGGGGGAGCGCTCCACAGGCCGTGTCCGTGTTCGCGGCCGCCCCATCAGCGCTGGGTCAGTGCCTTGAGCGCGGTGTTGAGTGCGAGGACGTTGACGCGCGGTTCGCCCATGAAGCCGAGGGTGCGGCCGGTGGTGTGGTCGGCGACGAGCTTCTCGACCTGATTGACGTCGAGCCCGTTCTGCTCGGCGACGCGGTGGATCTGGATCTTCGCGTACTGCGGGGAGATGTCCGGGTCGAGGCCCGAGCCGGAGGAGGTGACGGCGTCGGCCGGTACGTCCTCGGGCTTGACCTCGTGGCCCGCGGTGGAGTTGTCGGCGATGACGGCCGCCTTGGCGGCGATGACCTGGGCGCAGAGCGTCCCCTCCTCGGCGTCCTCGGTGCACCGGCCGTCCACCGCGCCGTCGTCGGCGGAGCGGTTGGTGGCGCCGGAGAGGATCAGCGAGTACTGGGTGTTGACACTGTTGGATCCGAGGCCGTTGGAGGGGCGCGGCTGGAACCACTTGAGGTCGGGCTTGGCGGCCTCATCCGGGTCGTCGGGGTTGTGCTTGGGCTGGTTGTAGGTCTGCCCGATGAGGGAGGAGCCGACGACGGTGCCGCTCTTGTCCTTGATCTCGGAGCCGTTGGCCTTGTCGTCGAAGAGGGCCTGGGCGATCCCGGTGACGGCCAGCGGGTAGAGCACTCCGCAGATCACCGTCAGAACCAGCAGGGCCCGCAGACCCGCGCCGATCAGGCGCGCTGTGTTGCTCAAAGAGTTGTTCATGGCGGATCAGCACGTTCCTAATTCAGGCGAGCCCGGGGATGAGGGAGATGAGCATGTCGATGATCTTGATGCCGATGAACGGGGCGATCAGGCCGCCGAGTCCGTAGATCCCCAGGTTCCGGCGGAGCATCTTGTCGGCGCTGGTGGGCCGGTACCGGACTCCCTTGAGGGCGAGCGGAACCAGCGCGATGATGATCAGCGCGTTGAAGATGACGGCCGAGAGGATCGCGGAGTTCGGCGACGACAGGCCCATGATGTTGAGCTTGTCGAGGCCCGGGTGGACCACGGCGAACATGGCCGGGATGATCGCGAAGTACTTCGCCACGTCGTTGGCGATGGAGAACGTGGTCAGGGCGCCACGCGTGATCAGCAGCTGCTTGCCGATCTCGACGATCTCGATGAGCTTGGTGGGGTTGGAGTCGAGGTCCACCATGTTCCCGGCCTCCTTGGCGGCCGAGGTACCGGTGTTCATCGCGACACCGACGTCGGCCTGGGCCAGCGCCGGGGCGTCGTTCGTACCGTCCCCGGTCATCGCGACCAGCTTGCCGCCCGCCTGCTCCCGCTTGATGAGGGCCATCTTGTCCTCGGGGGTGGCCTCGGCGAGGAAGTCGTCGACACCCGCCTCCTCGGCGATGGCCTTCGCGGTCAGCGGGTTGTCACCCGTGATCATGACCGTCTTGATGCCCATGCGGCGCAGCTCGTCGAACCGTTCGCGCATGCCCTCCTTGACCACGTCCTTGAGGTGGATGACACCGAGGACGCGGGCGCCCTCCTCGTCCTCCACGGCCACCAGGAGCGGGGTGCCGCCGGCCTCGGAGATGCGG comes from Streptomyces virginiae and encodes:
- a CDS encoding serine hydrolase domain-containing protein, which codes for MTSHFPTEATAAATTATPDRSALQRVLDRATAPGGAPGIVVDVRDGHGAWFGSAGVRDTGTGEKRRPSDRFRIGSTTKAFTATLVLQLAAEGRLGLDDTMEQWLPGMVAGNGYDGRAITIRQLLNHTSGIFNYGNDAQFFTKGIGEAWFRHRYDTYAPEQLIRIGLATPPSFAPGEAFLYSNTNYFLAALIVEKITGGTFADALTQRIVHPLGLTGTYLPGTEPTIQGPHTRHYSTLFASDEQPEIHDATDMNQSFAWAAGGVISTTGDLQRFFGALLQGHLLPAEQQREMFTTVDTTGPVPWIPGTRYGLGVFSWALPSGVTVWGNAGATYGSWTCAMGSRDGKHLLTGQVNGDWSGLGVLGDILTTEFGGTTGS
- a CDS encoding potassium-transporting ATPase subunit C: MNNSLSNTARLIGAGLRALLVLTVICGVLYPLAVTGIAQALFDDKANGSEIKDKSGTVVGSSLIGQTYNQPKHNPDDPDEAAKPDLKWFQPRPSNGLGSNSVNTQYSLILSGATNRSADDGAVDGRCTEDAEEGTLCAQVIAAKAAVIADNSTAGHEVKPEDVPADAVTSSGSGLDPDISPQYAKIQIHRVAEQNGLDVNQVEKLVADHTTGRTLGFMGEPRVNVLALNTALKALTQR